The Azospirillum baldaniorum genome segment ATAGGGCCGGGCGATGGTCGGCACGGGCCAGCCATCGCCCTTGACGTAATAACAAGCGTAATTACATTCTGTGCCGATCCCGCGCGGAGGTCGCCATGCACACCACCAAACTGACCAAGGTCGGCAATTCCACTGGGCTCACCCTGCCGCGCGACGTGCTGGCGGCGGCGGACCTTCAGCGGGGCGACGCGGTGTCCGTCGAGGTGCGCGACGGCCGGATCGAAATCTCCAAGACCGACGACAGCTACAACCGCGCCATGGACATCGGCCGCCGCTTCTCCGCGCGCTACCGCCGGACCATGGACATCCTGTCCAAGTAAGCCGGCGTGGACCAGCCGTCGATCCAGGGGCGCCCCTACGTCAACCCGCCGCTCCAGGCGGTGCTCGACCTGCACGGCGAGTTGCTGCTGGAGCATGGCGGCGCGCCCGGCATGCGCGATTTCGGGGCCTTGGAAGCGTCGCTGGCCCGTCCCTACCAGCTCATCGCGTACGGTGACGACCGGTTGACCATTTTCGATCTGGCCGCCGCGGTGTGCGTCAGTGTCTGCCGCAATCACCCCTTCGTGGATGGAAACAAGCGCGCGGCATTCGTGGCGCTGGGCCTGTGCCTAGGCCTGAACGGCTTCGAATTGGATGCGGCGGAGCGGGATGCGGCGGACACCATTCTGGCGCTCGCCGCCGGCACGCTGAGCGAAGAGGCGTTCCGCGACTGGGTCGCCGACCATTGCTACGACATCGGCTTCTGCGACATGGGCGACCCGGAATCGTAAAGGCGGTCAGCCCCGCCGCCCCATCACCCGGCGGGTGACCGCCTTCTCCGCCTCCACGGCCAGGAAGATCGCCAGACCGGCCGCCGTCATGGCCACCCACTGGGTCCAATGCACCGCCGCCGTGCCGAACAGGCTCTGCAGGGGCGGGGCGTAGGTGAAGGCGAGCTGGAAGACCAGCATCAGCCCGATGGAGATCCACACCGGGCGGCTGCCGAACAGCCCCCGCCGGTTCATCACCGAGGCGGTGATCGCCCGGGCGTTCAGCAGGAAGAAGATCTCCCCCATCACCAGCGCGTTGACGGCCATGGTGCGGGCGACCGGCGTCGGGTCGCCGTGGCCCTCGTGCAGCAGGAAGAATCCAAAGCTGGTGGCGACCAGGAGCGCCATCACCAGCACCATGCGCCCGATCAGGAAGCCGGGCAGGATCGGCTCGTCCTTCGGGCGGGGCGGGCGCGTCATCACCGCGGCCTCCGGCGGCTCGAAGGCCAGCGCCAGACCCAGCGTCACCGCCGTCACCATGTTGACCCAGAGAATCTGGACCGGGGTGATCGGCAGCGTGTAGCCGGCCAGCACCGCGACCAGGATCACCAGCGCCTGGGCGCCGTTGGTCGGCAGCATGAACAGGATCGTCTTGCGCAGATTGTCGTAGACGGTGCGCCCTTCCTCCACGGCGTGGGCGATGGAGGCGAAGTTGTCGTCGGCCAACACCATGCTGGCGGCTTCCTTCGCGGCCTCCGTCCCCTTGCAGCCCATGGCGACGCCGACGTCGGCGCGCTTCAGGGCAGGGGCGTCGTTCACCCCGTCGCCGGTCATGGCGACCGTGTGGCCCGCCGTCTGGAGCGCGCGGACGAGGCGCAGCTTGTGCTCCGGCGTGGTGCGGGCGAAGACGTCGGCGTCGCGCGCCACGGCGACCAGCGCCGCGTCGTCCAGCCGGTCCAGCTCGGTTCCCGACACCGCGTCGCCCGACAGGTTGAATTGCCGCCCGATGGCCTGAGCGGTGCCGGCGTGGTCGCCGGTGATCATCTTCACCCGGATTCCCGCCGCTTGGCACTCGGCCACCGCCGCCACCGCCTCCTCGCGGGCCGGGTCGATGAAGCCGCACAGGCCGAGCAGGGTAAGCCCCTCCCGCAGGTCGTCCATGTCGAGCACGGTCTGGGTGGGCAAAGCGGGGCGGGCGGCGAGCGCCAGGACGCGCTGGCCGCCCGCCGCCAGTTCCTCCACCCGCGCCAGCCAGTGGGCGGCGTCGAGCGGCGCGCTGCCGCCATCCGCGGCCCGTACGTGCGCGCACATGGACAGCACACGCTCCGGCGCGCCCTTGACGTACAGCAGCCCGTGCCCCTCATGGTCGTGGTGCAGGGTGGCCATGTACTTGTGTTCGGATTCGAAGGGGATGACGTCCGTACGTGGGCGACGGGCGGCCTCCTCCCGCGCGTCCAGCCCGGCCTTCATGCCGAGCGCCAGCAGGGCGCCGTCGGTCGGGTCGCCGGCCACCGTCCAGCCCTCCTCACCGCGCTGAAGCTCGGCGTCGTTGCACAGCAGGGCGGCGCGGGCCAGCTCGGTCAGCACGGGATCGGCGGCGGGGTCCAGGGCCTTGCCGTCGCGGCGGAACTCGCCCTCGGGGCGGTAGCCGGTGCCGGTCACCGCGCAATCGCCCGCCGTGGTCACCACGGTCTGCACGACCAGTTCGTTGCGGGTCAGCGTGCCGGTCTTGTCGGAGCAGATGATCCCGACCGAACCCAGCGTCTCCACCGCCGGCAGGCGGCGGATGATGGCGTTGCGCCGGGCCATGCGGGTGACGCCGATGGCCAGCGTGATCGTCATCACCGCCGGCAGCCCTTCCGGAATCGCCGCCACCGCCAGACCGACCGCGGCCATGACCATCTCCGGCCAGGGCTCCCCCTGGACCAGCGAACCGTAGAGGAAGGTCAGCGCGGTCAGCGCCAGGATGCCGATGGTCAGCCACCGCCCGAAGACCGCCATCTGGGCGAGCAGCGGCGTGGTCAGCTCCTCCACGCCCGCCAGGAGCGTGC includes the following:
- a CDS encoding AbrB/MazE/SpoVT family DNA-binding domain-containing protein gives rise to the protein MHTTKLTKVGNSTGLTLPRDVLAAADLQRGDAVSVEVRDGRIEISKTDDSYNRAMDIGRRFSARYRRTMDILSK
- a CDS encoding cation-transporting P-type ATPase — its product is MSPHDRSGPGTIVAPEASTAPLPWHAQPPDQAVAALDSPDDGLTPDEAAERRRRYGPNRLTPPPRRSALMRFLAQFDNLLIYVLIGAGVVTVLLGEFVDAAVIAGVVLINAAIGYVQEGKAEQALDAIRSMLSPQAVVLRGGHQVAVPAEDLVPGDRVLLASGDKVPADLRLVRVKGLRIQEAALTGESVPVAKSADAVAVDAPLAERGGMAYSGTLVAQGQANGVVVATGDRTELGRIGTLLAGVEELTTPLLAQMAVFGRWLTIGILALTALTFLYGSLVQGEPWPEMVMAAVGLAVAAIPEGLPAVMTITLAIGVTRMARRNAIIRRLPAVETLGSVGIICSDKTGTLTRNELVVQTVVTTAGDCAVTGTGYRPEGEFRRDGKALDPAADPVLTELARAALLCNDAELQRGEEGWTVAGDPTDGALLALGMKAGLDAREEAARRPRTDVIPFESEHKYMATLHHDHEGHGLLYVKGAPERVLSMCAHVRAADGGSAPLDAAHWLARVEELAAGGQRVLALAARPALPTQTVLDMDDLREGLTLLGLCGFIDPAREEAVAAVAECQAAGIRVKMITGDHAGTAQAIGRQFNLSGDAVSGTELDRLDDAALVAVARDADVFARTTPEHKLRLVRALQTAGHTVAMTGDGVNDAPALKRADVGVAMGCKGTEAAKEAASMVLADDNFASIAHAVEEGRTVYDNLRKTILFMLPTNGAQALVILVAVLAGYTLPITPVQILWVNMVTAVTLGLALAFEPPEAAVMTRPPRPKDEPILPGFLIGRMVLVMALLVATSFGFFLLHEGHGDPTPVARTMAVNALVMGEIFFLLNARAITASVMNRRGLFGSRPVWISIGLMLVFQLAFTYAPPLQSLFGTAAVHWTQWVAMTAAGLAIFLAVEAEKAVTRRVMGRRG
- a CDS encoding type II toxin-antitoxin system death-on-curing family toxin yields the protein MDQPSIQGRPYVNPPLQAVLDLHGELLLEHGGAPGMRDFGALEASLARPYQLIAYGDDRLTIFDLAAAVCVSVCRNHPFVDGNKRAAFVALGLCLGLNGFELDAAERDAADTILALAAGTLSEEAFRDWVADHCYDIGFCDMGDPES